CCGGCCGAGCTGAAACCATTCACTCTTCATCGTTTCCCATTCCCCAACCCTCGCCCTTAGGGAGAGGGCAGGGTGAGGGCTCTTTCGTAAGCTTTCCCCGCCGCGCGCTTTACCAGCGTGCGTACGATGGCGCGCTTGTACGGTTCCGAGCCGCGCAGGTCGCCGGTCGGGCTGCACTCTTGCGACGCGATGCTGCCAGCTTCTTGCGCCAACTCGGCCGTCAATTTCTTTCCAATTAGCAACGCTTCGGCTTTCCGCGCGCGTACCGGCGTCGCGCCGACGCAGCCGAGGACGATGCGCGCGGTTTGAATCGACTCGCCAACGCTATCCAATGTCAGCCGTACCGCGACACCCGCGCACGGCTTGTCGACGACTGAACTACTGGAGAAGCGGATGTAGTCGATGCCCGAGCGCGCCGGCAGCGGCGGCAAAACTACCTGCGTGAGAATCTCGTCTTCGGCCAAGCTGGTTGTGTAAAAATCGAGAAACAACTCTTCGACCGCAATCATCCGCTGCCCGCTCGGCCCGACGATCTTCACCTTGCCGTCGAGCGCGATAAAAATCTGCGCCAAGTCCGTCAGCGGCTCGCCGGAAGCGAGATTGCCGCCCACCGTGCCCATGTTACGCACGCGGATGTTGGCGACTTCTCTTTCCGCTTCGCACAGCACGGGAAATTTTTCTTTCACCAGCGCGGAAGTTTCGAGTTCGCGGTGCGTCACCAAAGCGCCAATGGTCAAACCTTCGGCGTCGTCGAAG
The DNA window shown above is from Deltaproteobacteria bacterium and carries:
- a CDS encoding xanthine dehydrogenase family protein subunit M; the encoded protein is MKNFDYLEPGTVAEACALLKQHGGEAKVFAGGAHLTILMKQGLLEPATLINIKKIVELKGIRFDDAEGLTIGALVTHRELETSALVKEKFPVLCEAEREVANIRVRNMGTVGGNLASGEPLTDLAQIFIALDGKVKIVGPSGQRMIAVEELFLDFYTTSLAEDEILTQVVLPPLPARSGIDYIRFSSSSVVDKPCAGVAVRLTLDSVGESIQTARIVLGCVGATPVRARKAEALLIGKKLTAELAQEAGSIASQECSPTGDLRGSEPYKRAIVRTLVKRAAGKAYERALTLPSP